A single region of the Gemmata palustris genome encodes:
- a CDS encoding DNA internalization-related competence protein ComEC/Rec2 produces the protein MPANSPAFDDAPIKPAGAAWKEFARAPLVPVALAASVGLLADRYIGATLEPALLTAATALVGWYFTRRTTPQTAFGWLLVCAGALAAAHHDSHRHSAAADDIAAFAKDTPVAVRVRGRLAEEPDRFRPPRHDPLLTVQRDASSSGVLDVTAVEGNAGWRPASGKVRLAVEGRIDDLHCGDAVEVSGRLTLPDGPHNPGERDYRAFLLDRQITADLRVKRSADAMVRLEEGWHSSLFGWLAVVRGWGTRALSRSLQKDESGLATALLLGDSTALDRDEWAIYVRTGVIHVLAISGQHLVILGWFAWLVFRLCGVRRRHAAWAVAGLLLGYALLTGARPSAIRAAVMVCVVCGGIILRRPVIMANVFALAWLVVLVVNPTDPFTAGCQLSFLSVFVLLWGAVRWLKPRELTPVEQLIEETRSVPEKMLRAVLRALGQTFAVSVILTAVNAPLVLAWQNVASPIGVLLGPPLILLMAIALVTGFLLLIVSPAGVWAAEPFARVTEWCLVACEWLVHLGDRVPGGHLYAPAPPMWWLVGFYMLVAGLVLFDGKRARQFLLAIFVWVFVGLALGLTPRSPDELRVTFLAVGHGCCVVIETPDGRVLLYDTGTTAGPDAMRRVVAPYLWSRGISRIDEVFLSHADLDHFNGLPELLRRFHVGQVTMTPTFPDKNSPGVEAVLAALEKHDVPRRTVVAGERFTAGSVSFEVLHPPAVGPEGTENARSLVLLVRHEGHTILLTGDLEGEGQALVTAKPIAPVDVLLAPHHGAKTANAPRGPADKPEPGTVALWSRPKLVVSSQRAGSATTHLHTSYGAVGATVWDTPTAGAVTVRSHATGVTAEAFRTHEMRVVTRGK, from the coding sequence ATGCCCGCCAACTCGCCCGCATTTGACGATGCGCCCATCAAGCCCGCCGGGGCTGCGTGGAAGGAATTTGCACGCGCGCCGCTCGTGCCGGTGGCTCTGGCCGCATCGGTTGGGTTGCTCGCAGATCGGTACATCGGGGCAACGCTCGAACCTGCGTTACTCACTGCGGCGACGGCGCTCGTGGGCTGGTATTTCACGCGCCGAACAACTCCACAAACGGCGTTCGGTTGGTTGCTCGTCTGTGCGGGGGCGCTTGCCGCGGCTCATCACGATTCGCACCGACATTCTGCCGCGGCCGATGACATTGCCGCGTTCGCGAAAGACACGCCGGTCGCGGTTCGGGTGCGCGGGAGGCTTGCGGAAGAACCCGATCGGTTCCGCCCGCCGCGTCACGACCCTCTGTTGACCGTGCAGCGCGACGCGAGCAGTTCGGGTGTGTTGGACGTGACCGCAGTGGAGGGCAACGCGGGCTGGCGTCCGGCGTCCGGGAAGGTGCGACTCGCAGTGGAGGGGCGGATCGATGACTTGCATTGCGGCGACGCGGTGGAAGTCTCCGGGCGCCTGACTCTTCCCGACGGTCCGCACAACCCCGGCGAGCGCGACTATCGGGCGTTCTTGCTCGATCGGCAAATCACCGCCGACTTGCGTGTGAAGCGCTCGGCGGACGCGATGGTGCGCCTCGAAGAAGGCTGGCACTCGTCACTGTTTGGTTGGTTGGCTGTGGTTCGCGGTTGGGGGACGCGCGCACTGTCGCGCTCGTTGCAGAAGGACGAATCCGGGCTCGCCACTGCACTCCTTCTCGGCGACAGCACGGCTCTGGACCGCGACGAGTGGGCCATCTACGTGCGCACCGGCGTGATTCACGTGCTTGCGATTTCGGGCCAGCACCTGGTGATTTTGGGCTGGTTCGCGTGGCTCGTGTTTCGGCTGTGTGGCGTGCGCCGGCGGCACGCGGCCTGGGCGGTCGCGGGACTGTTGCTCGGTTACGCGCTACTCACCGGGGCACGGCCCTCGGCCATTCGCGCCGCGGTGATGGTGTGCGTGGTGTGCGGCGGGATCATTCTACGCCGACCGGTCATCATGGCGAACGTGTTCGCGCTGGCGTGGCTCGTTGTGCTGGTCGTGAACCCGACGGACCCGTTCACGGCCGGGTGCCAGTTGTCGTTTCTGAGTGTGTTCGTTTTGCTGTGGGGTGCGGTGCGTTGGCTCAAGCCGCGCGAACTCACGCCGGTGGAGCAACTCATCGAAGAAACGCGCAGCGTGCCCGAGAAAATGCTCCGGGCCGTGCTGCGCGCGTTGGGGCAAACGTTCGCAGTCAGTGTCATCCTTACCGCCGTGAACGCACCGCTCGTTCTCGCGTGGCAGAACGTCGCGTCGCCGATCGGTGTGCTTCTCGGCCCGCCGCTGATTCTGTTGATGGCCATCGCGCTCGTTACGGGCTTCCTGCTGCTCATCGTGTCGCCGGCGGGTGTGTGGGCCGCCGAACCGTTCGCCCGCGTCACCGAGTGGTGCCTCGTCGCGTGCGAGTGGCTGGTTCACCTCGGCGACCGTGTTCCGGGCGGGCACCTCTACGCGCCCGCGCCGCCGATGTGGTGGCTGGTCGGCTTTTACATGCTCGTGGCGGGACTGGTTCTCTTCGATGGAAAGCGGGCGCGGCAATTCCTCCTGGCGATTTTCGTGTGGGTGTTCGTCGGGCTCGCGCTCGGCCTCACTCCGCGCTCGCCCGACGAACTGCGTGTCACGTTTTTGGCCGTGGGGCACGGCTGCTGTGTGGTGATCGAAACTCCGGACGGGCGCGTGCTGCTCTACGACACCGGCACCACTGCGGGGCCGGACGCGATGCGCCGGGTGGTGGCCCCATACTTGTGGAGCCGCGGAATTAGCCGCATTGACGAAGTGTTCCTCTCGCACGCCGACCTCGACCACTTCAACGGGTTGCCCGAACTGCTCCGGCGCTTCCACGTGGGCCAAGTGACGATGACGCCGACGTTCCCCGATAAGAACAGCCCGGGTGTCGAGGCAGTGTTGGCCGCGTTGGAGAAGCACGACGTTCCGCGCCGCACGGTGGTCGCGGGCGAGCGTTTCACGGCTGGGAGCGTGTCGTTCGAGGTCTTGCACCCGCCGGCGGTCGGCCCGGAGGGAACTGAGAACGCGCGGAGCCTCGTGCTCCTGGTGCGCCACGAGGGGCACACGATCCTGCTGACGGGCGATCTGGAAGGCGAAGGGCAGGCGCTCGTGACCGCGAAGCCCATCGCGCCCGTCGATGTGCTGCTCGCCCCACACCACGGGGCAAAGACCGCGAATGCCCCACGCGGACCGGCGGATAAGCCCGAACCGGGTACGGTGGCGCTGTGGTCGCGTCCGAAGCTGGTGGTATCGAGTCAGCGGGCCGGTTCCGCAACGACCCACTTGCACACGAGCTACGGCGCGGTGGGTGCAACGGTCTGGGACACGCCGACCGCGGGCGCTGTGACCGTGCGCAGCCACGCGACCGGCGTAACCGCGGAAGCGTTCCGCACCCACGAAATGCGCGTCGTCACGCGGGGGAAGTGA